A single region of the Salmo salar chromosome ssa16, Ssal_v3.1, whole genome shotgun sequence genome encodes:
- the LOC106574240 gene encoding sterol 26-hydroxylase, mitochondrial — protein sequence MCSPAAVTRTLRLTVHHGQTLSVTLDGFVSGGRRFKSGASRHVGQHFQTTIETAPEKYKTIDDLRGPSLATTVYWLFVKGYADKSHAMQVEHKKLYGPIWRSRFGPFDVVNVASPELISQVIRQEGRYPVRTELPHWKEYRDMREQAYGLHVDKGLQWYRIRSVLNPKMLKLAEVSVYAPVIHQVVGDLLQSIERLRLRSQDHTTVPDLTAELYKFGFEGISSILFETRLGCLEEEIPKDTLKFIAAVNDMLTLSETVLFLPLWTRNVLPYWKRFIRAWDDLVNVAQRLIDHKLAQMDAQVLAGKQVEGMYLTYLLSCDKLTLGEVYICITELLLGGVDTTSNTLSWALYLLARDAASQDRLYREIMSVCPGRQQPRSEDLSRMPYLKAVIKETLRMYPVVPGNGRLTVDNDVVVDNYWFPKKTQFHLCHYAASHDEGEFVDAERFRPERWLRGDPESYQHHPYSSIPFGVGVRACVGKRVAELEMHFALSRLMQHYEIQPEDGAPTTEPKTRTLLIPSKAINLRFLPRA from the exons ATGTGTAGCCCTGCTGCGGTGACCAGGACGCTCAGGCTCACAGTTCACCACGGCCAGACACTGTCAGTGACCCTGGACGGTTTTGTGTCTGGTGGTCGGAGGTTcaagtccggagccagcagacaCGTAggacaacattttcagacaacaaTAGAAACAGCTCCGGAGAAGTACAAAACAATAGACGATCTACGTGGACCTAGTTTGGCCACGACGGTGTATTGGCTGTTCGTGAAGGGATATGCAGATAAGAGCCATGCGATGCAG GTTGAACACAAGAAACTGTACGGGCCCATCTGGCGCTCGCGGTTCGGCCCGTTTGATGTGGTGAACGTGGCGTCTCCAGAGCTTATATCCCAGGTGATCCGTCAGGAGGGCCGCTACCCGGTCCGGACAGAGCTGCCACACTGGAAGGAGTACCGCGATATGAGGGAACAGGCCTATGGACTCCATGTGGA tAAAGGCCTACAGTGGTACCGTATCCGTAGTGTCCTGAATCCAAAGATGCTGAAGCTAGCGGAGGTGTCTGTGTATGCGCCTGTCATCCACCAGGTGGTAGGGGACCTGCTACAGAGTATTGAGAGGCTCCGCCTTCGCAGTCAGGACCACACCACCGTACCAGACCTCACCGCAGAGCTCTACAAGTTTGGCTTTGAAG GGATCTCTTCCATCCTGTTTGAGACGCGGCTGGGTTGTCTGGAGGAGGAGATCCCTAAGGACACGCTGAAGTTCATCGCTGCAGTCAACGACATGCTAACCCTGTCTGAGACCGTCCTCTTCCTCCCGCTCTGGACACGCAACGTCCTGCCCTACTGGAAACGATTTATCCGAGCCTGGGACGACCTGGTGAATGTag CTCAGCGTCTGATTGACCATAAGTTGGCGCAGATGGATGCCCAGGTGCTTGCTGGGAAGCAGGTGGAGGGGATGTATCTCACCTACCTGCTGTCCTGTGATAAACTGACCCTGGGAGAGGTGTACATCTGCATCACAGAGCTGTTGCTGGGCGGAGTGGACACG ACGTCCAACACCTTGTCGTGGGCATTGTACCTCTTGGCTCGCGACGCCGCGTCCCAGGACAGGCTGTACCGTGAGATCATGTCCGTGTGTCCGGGAAGACAGCAGCCCAGATCAGAGGACCTGAGCAGGATGCCCTACCTGAAGGCTGTCATCAAGGAGACTCTAAG GATGTACCCTGTAGTTCCAGGGAATGGCCGTCTAACCGTAGACAATGACGTTGTTGTGGACAACTACTGGTTCCCAAAGAAG ACCCAGTTCCATCTGTGTCACTATGCTGCCAGTCATGACGAGGGGGAGTTTGTGGATGCAGAGCGTTTCAGGCCTGAGCGTTGGCTGCGAGGGGACCCAGAATCGTACCAACATCACCCCTACAGCTCTATACCCTTCGGGGTGGGCGTGAGAGCCTGTGTGGGCAAGAGAGTGGCAGAGCTAGAGATGCACTTTGCCCTCTCCAGG CTGATGCAGCATTATGAGATCCAGCCAGAGGATGGGGCCCCGACCACAGAGCCCAAGACTAGAACACTGCTCATCCCGTCCAAAGCCATCAACCTGCGCTTCCTACCCCGAGCCTGA
- the LOC123727719 gene encoding glycine-rich cell wall structural protein 1.8-like encodes MAKCQAATKIQGEETLESIAGGGWGEGNRYAAKRQGEETLESIAGGGWGEGNRYAAKRQGEETLESIAGGGWGEGNRYAAKRQGEETLESIAGGGWGEGNRYAAKRQGEETLESIAGGGWGEGNRYAAKRQGEETLESIAGGGWGEGNRYAAKRQGEETLESIAGGGWGEGNRYAAKRQGEETLESIAGGGWGEGNRYAAKRQGEETLESIAGGGWGEGNRYAAKRQGEETLESIAGGGWGEGNRYAAKRQGEETLESIAGGGWGEGNRYAAKRQGEETLESIAGGGWGEGNRYAAKRQGEETLESIAGGGWGEGNRYAAKRQGEETLESIAGGGWGEGNRYAAKRQGEETLESIAGGGWGEGNRYAAKRQGEETLESIAGGGWGEGNRYAAKRQGEETLESIAGGGWGEGNRYAAKRQGEETLESIAGGGWGEGNHYAAKIQFLNGREREVFGF; translated from the exons ATGGCTAAGTGTCAGGCTGCCA CAAAGATACAAGGAGAGGAAACATTGGAGAGTATAGCGGGAGGAGGATGGGGCGAGGGGAATCGTTACGCAGcaaagagacaaggagaggaaacaTTGGAGAGTATAGCGGGAGGAGGATGGGGCGAGGGGAATCGTTACGCAGcaaagagacaaggagaggaaacaTTGGAGAGTATAGCAGGAGGAGGATGGGGCGAGGGGAATCGTTACGCAGcaaagagacaaggagaggaaacaTTGGAGAGTATAGCAGGAGGAGGATGGGGCGAGGGGAATCGTTACGCAGcaaagagacaaggagaggaaacaTTGGAGAGTATAGCGGGAGGAGGATGGGGCGAGGGGAATCGTTACGCAGcaaagagacaaggagaggaaacaTTGGAGAGTATAGCAGGAGGAGGATGGGGCGAGGGGAATCGTTACGCAGcaaagagacaaggagaggaaacaTTGGAGAGTATAGCAGGAGGAGGATGGGGCGAGGGGAATCGTTACGCAGcaaagagacaaggagaggaaacaTTGGAGAGTATAGCGGGAGGAGGATGGGGCGAGGGGAATCGTTACGCAGcaaagagacaaggagaggaaacaTTGGAGAGTATAGCAGGAGGAGGATGGGGCGAGGGGAATCGTTACGCAGcaaagagacaaggagaggaaacaTTGGAGAGTATAGCGGGAGGAGGATGGGGCGAGGGGAATCGTTACGCAGcaaagagacaaggagaggaaacaTTGGAGAGTATAGCGGGAGGAGGATGGGGCGAGGGGAATCGTTACGCAGcaaagagacaaggagaggaaacaTTGGAGAGTATAGCGGGAGGAGGATGGGGCGAGGGGAATCGTTACGCAGcaaagagacaaggagaggaaacaTTGGAGAGTATAGCAGGAGGAGGATGGGGCGAGGGGAATCGTTACGCAGcaaagagacaaggagaggaaacaTTGGAGAGTATAGCAGGAGGAGGATGGGGCGAGGGGAATCGTTACGCAGcaaagagacaaggagaggaaacaTTGGAGAGTATAGCGGGAGGAGGATGGGGCGAGGGGAATCGTTACGCAGcaaagagacaaggagaggaaacaTTGGAGAGTATAGCGGGAGGAGGATGGGGCGAGGGGAATCGTTACGCAGcaaagagacaaggagaggaaacaTTGGAGAGTATAGCGGGAGGAGGATGGGGCGAGGGGAATCGTTACGCAGcaaagagacaaggagaggaaacaTTGGAGAGTATAGCGGGAGGAGGATGGGGCGAGGGGAATCATTACGCAGCAAAGATACAGTTCCTGAATGGTCGAGAGCGGGAGGTCTTTGGATTTTAG
- the LOC106574242 gene encoding transmembrane protein 198-B — MTSTLQTLGLKLAPPPQDLNPERLDGCEETGRRYKVVPSVVCSMCCLFGIIYCFFGYRCFKAVMFLTGLMFGSIVIFMLCYKERVLDTQLSVEASVGIGLGIGTLCGLVTMLVRSVGLFMVGLLLGLLVAVATLVGMEELSNSPPRSVWVPLGVLLGLGMLFAVLTLQWQRFFTTVSTAVFGAAVITVALDYFVELFALVLYLYERVKAAPRGRPVCWITWVVLGVWPALTLLGVLIQWKVTAEGYSHTKVIISRQQRRVQLMRIRQKEERRDRSRKRKNKQQRDSTHSSHPPKPLHPEPAYRRKPNPIRRFDGDVLSPSYIQSFRDRQVEARPYPGGGRLMGGGGAHTNVDVDYDCGSTTPLTAAAGPLLRV, encoded by the exons ATGACGTCCACGCTGCAAACCCTGGGGCTCAAGCTGGCCCCGCCCCCTCAGGACCTAAACCCTGAGCGGTTGGACGGCTGCGAGGAGACGGGCCGGCGCTACAAAGTGGTTCCCTCCGTCGTGTGCTCCATGTGTTGCCTCTTCGGCATCATCTACTGCTTCTTCG ggtaCCGTTGTTTCAAGGCGGTGATGTTCCTGACGGGCCTGATGTTCGGCTCCATCGTCATCTTCATGTTGTGCTATAAGGAGCGCGTCCTGGACACCCAGCTCAGTGTTGAGGCCTCTGTGGGCATCGGCCTGGGCATCGGCACCCTCTGTGGCCTGGTCACCATGCTGGTTCGCTCCGTGGGTCTCTTCATGGTGGGTCTCCTCCTGGGCCTCTTGGTGGCTGTGGCTACCCTGGTGGGCATGGAAGAGCTGTCGAACAGCCCCCCGAGGTCGGTCTGGGTCCCCCTGGGGGTGCTGCTCGGCCTGGGCATGCTGTTCGCCGTTCTCACCCTCCAATGGCAGCGTTTCTTCACCACCGTGTCCACGGCCGTGTTCGGGGCGGCGGTGATCACCGTGGCGCTGGACTACTTTGTGGAGCTGTTTGCCCTGGTGCTGTACCTGTATGAGAGGGTGAAAGCGGCGCCCAGAGGGAGACCCGTCTGCTGGATCACCTGGGTGGTGCTGGGGGTGTGGCCTGCTCTGACGCTCCTGGGGGTGCTAATACAGTGGAAGGTGACAGCAGAGGGATACTCCCACACCAAGG tgATAATCAGTCGTCAGCAGCGGCGGGTCCAGCTGATGCGTATCCGTCAAAAGGAGGAGCGGAGGGACCGCAGCAGGAAGAGGAAGAATAAGCAACAGAGAGACTCCACCCACAGCTCTCACCCTCCCAAACCCCTGCACCCCGAGCCCGCCTATCGCAGGAAACCCAACCCTATACGACGCTTTGACGGGGACGTCCTATCGCCT agttaCATCCAGAGTTTCCGGGACAGGCAGGTGGAGGCTAGGCCGTATCCTGGAGGGGGCAGACTGATGGGGGGAGGAGGGGCTCACACCAATGTGGATGTGGACTATGACTGTGGGTCCACCACGCCCCTCACTGCGGCTGCAGGCCCCTTACTTCGAGTCTGA